A genomic window from Silene latifolia isolate original U9 population chromosome 11, ASM4854445v1, whole genome shotgun sequence includes:
- the LOC141613008 gene encoding protein FAR1-RELATED SEQUENCE 2-like — protein sequence MAHPEAVKMFRSYYYVVQIDSTYKTNEYRLPLVEMVGVTPVGKSFVIAYALVTHESEEKYMWVLRKLKALLNDAVQPNAIVTDCEGGLLNAIPIVFPDSSHLLCLWHIYSNVVTKALDITKQDNWAKHVTFNLFTAVVKAETEDKFNVAWGKLAREWAGVAAYIERQWFPHLEKWVKYRTNKITHFGNTSTSQVESAHANLKRWLNSAKLAVDSIWIRFHSLMETQHVEIRHSLELSRSRRLTGIQRLFSRLSLKISKNAICELREEFERGAKMTEDALTIDCGCVKATTLGLLCACSLHRISRNGSRVPVDVLHAFWRKLEYDGSEAMPTCDDDRLEELFDEIRNADPSMRSSMFDALYSHIHPQEEDVNEPRVNENPRGRPSRGTHRDPSAVEHARVRVRVGTPSSQRTPSSTPRSTPTVPVTPSSTPRSTPSVRFTPYRTPPVHSNGPRYTVYHCYHNYGEFRHNVLRTS from the coding sequence ATGGCTCATCCAGAAGCCGTTAAGATGTTTCGATCATACTATTATGTGGTACAGATCGATTCCACGTACAAGACAAATGAataccgtcttccgcttgttgaGATGGTTGGAGTCACACCCGTCGGGAAGAGCTTTGTCATCGCGTATGCTCTTGTGACGCATGAGTCCGAGGAGAAATATATGTGGGTACTACGGAAACTGAAGGCCCTGCTCAATGATGCCGTTCAACCTAATGCTATTGTTACTGATTGCGAGGGTGGTTTGTTGAACGCGATTCCCATTGTTTTTCCAGATTCGTCTCACTTGCTATGTCTTTGGCATATATATTCTAACGTGGTGACGAAAGCACTTGATATCACGAAACAGGATAATTGGGCTAAGCACGTAACTTTTAACTTGTTTACTGCGGTTGTCAAGGCGGAGACCGAAGATAAGTTTAATGTTGCGTGGGGCAAATTGGCAAGGGAATGGGCGGGAGTGGCGGCTTATATtgagaggcaatggttcccgcactTGGAAAAATGGGTCAAGTATAGAACGAACAAGATAACTCATTTTGGGAATACTTCTACATCCCAGGTTGAGTCGGCTCATGCGAATTTGAAGAGATGGCTGAATAGCGCGAAACTGGCAGTTGATAGCATCTGGATTCGGTTTCATTCTTTGATGGAAACGCAACATGTTGAGATCCGACACTCGTTGGAGTTATCTAGATCGAGGCGGTTGACGGGGATTCAGCGATTATTTTCCAGACTTTCTTTAAAAATATCAAAGAATGCCATCTGTGAATTGCGTGAAGAATTCGAAAGAGGTGCCAAGATGACGGAAGATGCCTTGACGATCGATTGCGGTTGTGTAAAGGCTACTACACTTGGTTTGTTATGTGCTTGTTCACTTCATCGCATTTCTAGAAACGGATCTCGGGTCCCTGTTGATGTGTTACATGCATTTTGGAGGAAGTTGGAGTACGATGGTTCGGAAGCAATGCCGACTTGTGACGATGATCGATTGGAAGAGTTATTCGATGAAATTCGGAATGCAGATCCGAGTATGAGATCATCCATGTTCGATGCCCTTTACTCTCATATACATCCTCAAGAGGAGGATGTAAACGAGCCTCGGGTGAACGAGAACCCTAGAGGACGTCCGAGTAGGGGAACTCATAGAGATCCGTCCGCCGTTGAGCATGCACGGGTTCGTGTTCGAGTAGGTACTCCGTCTTCCCAACGTACTCCGTCTAGTACCCCCCGTTCTACTCCGACGGTTCCTGTTACTCCGTCGTCTACTCCCCGTTCTACTCCGTCGGTTCGTTTTACTCCGTATAGAACCCCCCCGGTCCACTCAAACGGGCCCCGGTACACCGTCTACCACTGCTACCACAACTACGGGGAGTTTCGGCACAACGTATTGCGCACCTCTTGA
- the LOC141611258 gene encoding chloroplast protein FOR GROWTH AND FERTILITY 2-like, protein MERLIYSSPLPSKLHLKPCPCPYPYLPQLGRVTTRKLGESYRANSAFPLKHDEFNSRVSCFSKKIETHLVNSSPDSSIPRGSSPEFSFSNFKLQKAITVGKLVLLCTLAMVVVNPALPLPAFASFQTATKAGGAVGSGLLRTELLSSAWTGFFAGCLHTLSGPDHLAALAPLSIGRTRMESAAVGALWGCGHDAGQLIFGLVFLLLKDRLHIEIIRTWGTRVVGLTLLIIGAMGIKEASEVPTPCVALENGECDVGGYETVGIPVVAKKKKIGFATFATGIVHGLQPDALMMVLPALALPSRLAGAAFLGMFLVGTVVAMGGYTVFIGSCSEALKDRVPRITEKLTWASSLIAIGLGLAIIISQFFGFSLY, encoded by the exons ATGGAGAGGTTGATTTACTCTTCACCTCTCCCCTCAAAGCTCCACCTTAAACCATGTCCATGTCCATATCCTTATCTACCCCAACTAGGCCGAGTCACAACCCGCAAACTCGGCGAGTCATACCGAGCCAACTCGGCATTTCCATTGAAACATGACGAGTTCAACTCGAGGGTGTCTTGTTTTTCCAAGAAAATTGAGACCCATTTGGTTAATTCTTCACCTGATTCATCAATTCCACGCGGGTCTTCGCCAGAATTCAGTTTTAGTAATTTCAAGTTGCAAAAG GCAATTACCGTTGGGAAACTCGTTCTACTTTGTACTCTTGCAATGGTCGTAGTTAACCCAGCCCTTCCACTACCAGCTTTTGCAAGCTTTCAAACCGCCACTAAGGCTGGTGGTGCTGTCGGAAGTGGACTCCTTCGCACTGAGCTACTGAGTAGTGCATGGACCGGTTTCTTTGCTGGTTGCTTGCACACACTGTCAGGACCCGACCACCTTGCTGCTTTGGCCCCTCTTTCAATAGGCCGGACCCGAATGGAAAGTGCTGCCGTTGGAGCCCTTTGGGGATGTGGCCATGATGCCGGGCAATTAATTTTCGGCTTAGTATTTCTTCTACTCAAGGATCGGCTCCACATTGAAATCATTCGAACCTGGGGCACAAGAGTGGTAGGCTTAACCCTATTAATTATCGGTGCCATGGGTATTAAGGAAGCATCAGAAGTTCCAACCCCTTGTGTCGCTCTAGAAAATGGCGAGTGTGATGTTGGCGGTTATGAAACTGTAGGAATCCCAGTTGTTGCGAAGAAGAAAAAGATTGGGTTTGCAACATTTGCTACAGGGATCGTTCATGGGCTTCAACCAGATGCCCTTATGATGGTTCTTCCGGCCCTTGCATTGCCATCGAGATTGGCTGGGGCCGCATTCTTGGGTATGTTCTTGGTTGGGACGGTTGTTGCAATGGGTGGGTATACTGTATTCATCGGGTCCTGTAGCGAGGCATTGAAAGACCGAGTCCCCAGAATAACTGAGAAACTCACCTGGGCTTCTTCACTTATTGCTATTGGCCTTGGGTTGGCTATCATTATTAGTCAATTTTTCGGGTTCAGCTTGTATTAG